Part of the Virgibacillus necropolis genome, CCCTTCCATATAAGTAAATTCTGCGTCCCATGGTTTTACTTTTTCAACAATTCTTAATTTAGCTGATCTTGACCTTCGATTTTCTTCAAGCTCATTTTCGTCTGCAATGATTGGTTTACGCGTAATAATTTTAAATGGTGCTTCATGTGATTCAGGTATGATTGGTAAGTTTTTTGGTACAGGTTTAGTTGTGCTCCATTTTTTAAATGCCTGTTTACAAATTCTATCTTCTAGCGACTGGAATGTAATAACAACAATTCGACCACCTACACTAACCATTCGAGCAGCTTGATGTAATGCATCATTGAAGACTACTAATTCATCATTAACTGCAATCCGTAACGCCTGAAAAATTCGTTTCGCTGGATGTCCACCTGTTCTTCTCGCAGCTGCTGGTATCGCATCCTTTATGATCTCAACTAACTGATGTGTTGTATTAATTGTTTCCTTTTCACGATATGCTTCTATCTTTCGTGCGATTTGTTTGGAGAATTTCTCTTCCCCATATGCAAAAAATATCTTTATTAGCTTTTGGTATG contains:
- the rsmH gene encoding 16S rRNA (cytosine(1402)-N(4))-methyltransferase RsmH — its product is MFNHYSVLKEETINGLNISPSGTYVDCTVGGGGHSEQIASRLHNNGLLVAFDQDMDALEAAKEKLKEFHEKMQFIHTNFRNLEEELIKNDISNIDGILFDLGVSSPQLDRGERGFSYQHDAYLDMRMNQDQSLNAHEIVNSWPYQKLIKIFFAYGEEKFSKQIARKIEAYREKETINTTHQLVEIIKDAIPAAARRTGGHPAKRIFQALRIAVNDELVVFNDALHQAARMVSVGGRIVVITFQSLEDRICKQAFKKWSTTKPVPKNLPIIPESHEAPFKIITRKPIIADENELEENRRSRSAKLRIVEKVKPWDAEFTYMEGWKK